The nucleotide sequence CCATTCTCTTGACAGTCTTGAAGAAAACATCCATCCGATTTTCGTCACTATCAGTACTAGATTTGCTTTGAATCATCATTCGAATAAGGCGATAAGCTTCATCCATCAACCCATCATTCACATAACAAGTCAAAAGGGCATTGTAAATCAAAACAAGAGTTTGTTCATCCTCTTCCCCTTCAGGAATTTCTTCTAGTAACCTGGAAACCATACTTTTACTAtcagaaaaacatgatatcAATTTAGTTAAGATTCCAATGTCCGGCCTAACCCCAAATTCCTTCATCTCGGAAAACAAGCTAATAGCCCTGTCAGTATCCTTATTCTTGCAGAGTCCTCCAATGAGAACATCATACAAAGAAACATCAGGAGTGAAACTATCCTCCCGACGCATTTTATCAAACAGCTGAAGTGCCTTATCAACCCGCGATTCCTTGACAAATCCATGAATCAAAACACAAAATGTCTTCTCACTAAGTCTCATTCCACATTCACCCATCCTCTCCACCAACTCAAAAGCCTTATCAACCTCACCcaatttagaaaaacataatgcCATCATAGAACAAACACGTTCGTCAACCCAACCTTTCTCTTCCATTTCTTTATAAACACTCAGAGCCTGATCAAATCTCTGAGCATTGCAATAAGTAACAATAACCGGCGTAAGTGTGTACTTATCAAACTCCCAACCAAAACCCTTCATCTCATTCAACCTCATCTCCATCAAATCAACCAACCCGCATTTTGAAATAACTTCCAACAAAGTATTGTGACTATAACGATCAGGAACAAAAAGTCCCTTCCgagacatttcatcaaacagttGGTTTGCTTGATGAACAAGGCGAAGATTACCGAGGCATctaaggaaaaaggaaaaagcGCCAGGTGTGAATGAACATGAGGAGTTAGGGAGATGTTTGGCGAGGTGAATGAGAGGTTGAGTTTGATGGGAACGTGAGAAGATAGAAGCAATGGCGTTGAAGGTGAAGGAAGTGTGGTGATAATGGCGTTGATTGGAAGCCCAATGGAAGAAGGTTTGAGCGACGCGCCAACTGCGGAGGCGTGTGAGAACGGACTCGACGAGATGAGGGGTGAGTTCAGGTGCGAAGTTGGTGAGTTCAGGTGCGGTGGGTCCTTTGGTAGTGAAGATGGAGACAAGTGTATCTGCGAGTgtgtgagaagaagaagaataacgGAGTTTGAATATGTTGATTTTGAATGCCATGAAAGAGATACGAGACCTTGGAATGAATTTCATTGATAAACACTTTCAACGTCGTTCTCTTGCGGTGTTACTATCTCGTATAACAAGCCCAGAGAGGGAGGGAGGAGGGTGCAAGTTATGTTTTGTTCCTAAATAGACGAATTCACTTTGAAAATTCGCAGATACAAACACGTAACTGGAATAACTGCTGTTCGAACCAGATCACAGCATCCATATaaaatttttgatattttttgtcCGTTGAGCTATGACTTTTGGACACTCAAATTAACGAATCAAGTCATATTCTCGTTTAATGGTTAAGTTGCTAAGTTCAATCAAATTTACCGTTCTTTAAAACTATGAATCATATGGATATCCATTCACATTTTTCCCCCATTTATGTCTAATGGCGGATACTTCATAGTGAGAAATTCTTTGCTACAggaaaaacattatattaacTGCTTTgatacaaaaatttatttaaatatttaaacttaataaaatgatatacaTTTAGCTTATCACTTTTAAAGAGTGGTAATTTTTAAAAcactattttcttaaaaaatgtttcAGATATAAATTCTTCGTAGTGTCTAATTTTCAACACAATttgtaatctttttttttggtgatcACACAATTTTTAATCTTTATGATGCGTTCTAAATGTTAATTATCTTTAAGCAATTTGTTTGTATTAACTATTAAGCAAAAGATTCGGGGGGAGCAATGCAATCAATAACAACTAATTATGTTCtcctccctaaaaaaaaaaaaaaaaactaattctgttctaaaaaaaaacctaatgtTGTTGAGTATTgccaatgattttttttataaagaaacacATCActaatttctttaataattatctCCACAATGCGAGgtacaatataattaaaaaaacatgataacTAGGGGAAAAGTGATACTCTAACTAAACAAAAATACTTGACTTAAAATTAACCCAAATTTATTGTTGAACAGTAGGATTAGATCCACACTTATGGATGATAGATCCAAATTCATTCAAATAAACATTATCTCCAAACACAATACACTAGTTGGTGGCAGTCAAACTCCATTTTTACCTTACCAATTTGCAACTCTGCAAACCACTCTGACGCTTGCCATAAAACAGCGTTTTAACCTCAGAGGTAGAGGGATGCCACGAAACCAAAACAACAATCATCTAATATCGACTTAACGTTATTAAATTGAATCTTAGTGAAATATGTTTGATGAGCAACTTGATGGTCtgatgataaaaaattaaacatgagcAGCTCAGTTTAATTACCGTTCTTATTTCCtacaaaaataatacaaaaccTTTGATCACTCATTCGCAGAAGACAGGGTTCAACAAGGATGATCTCTCATGTACAACAAAACACGCAGACATCATGATTCAAAGCAACCTAACACCAGCTTCCCTGAGAGAATCAATAACCGCTTTTACCTTTCCATGATACCTCTGTTCTCTCTTCAAGTGAACAGAAACAGCAGGAATGTCCTTGAGCGAAAGGCGTTCCGCTAGTAGCTTCCCAATCTTTGCAGCTGCAGCAACATCCCGAGTAGTTTCCAAGCTTGATCTTAAAGCTTTCTCCTGTGAGCTTGCAGAAGAGGCTACAGTAGCAGTTGGAGTGTGGATCACTTGCGCACTCACATACTTATTTGTGAAATGCATCTTCAGAACATAAGGTTTGAGATATTGTGTAAGCCTGGGAGGCCTGACTGGAGGTGGGATAACCATATCTGTTTTGCAATATAACCAAGAAACGAACAACaatcttaaaaaattatcaactttcTGTGAGTCAAATATGACGCAAAGCATTGCAATGTATCCACAAATTACAAGTTCATTTAATGTTTAAACAACAGGGCAAATGCAAATTTCAAAAGATCAATTATACATTCTCCGCTTTCAACATTCCTTGACTAGTAATATGATGCAAAACCACCTAAGATTATGGACTATGTAGGGCTTCTCTTTCAAATTCTacatataaaataatgataCCAAAAAGGACAAACTGTAACGTGCGCAGAATATTATATCACCACATAGCAAATTGAAAGCATATTCTTCCACTGTAAGATCATATATTAGTAATCCAAGGCTTCCTCTAAACTCAAGATTTGCATACATCATCCTCACACCTCGTTTCTACCAGTATGTCCTGATCTAGAAGAGAAACATAGAACCActtctttattctttttaagGGGTCTACTTTCTCAGAACAATCTTATCAACATTATTGAGAAGCACGAGATAAGTTTTAGGGTTGGAGCCATATgctaataatgataataatgataaaGATGCTTCATTGACCCTAAATTGTCATGAGATTGACTTTCATTTTTGGCTTCTCACTGGTTTTCTTAACATGATTAGTTCAAGGGAATTTATATCTCTAATATGCAGAAAAAATGGCATATTTGCCACATTCATGTTTTTTCTTGTTCATTATTGTATACATGTTCGCCTGTATCAAAATACTGTAACATATATCAAAAGATACATTTAATAACACTTGGAACACCCCAAGAACTTGAaaccaaaacagttaaatataTAATGAACTGGTTTTTTCAAtagaaaataattgatatagATAAATTGTTCATTGACGACTTTGATCAAACAGTTGGCAGTTGACAAAAGTATAAAACAGATGCCACAAACTATGGTAACTACTAATCAGTGGATACAACGAGGGTGGGCATTGCATATCacataaaaatatgaaagtgaaggaaaaatgataagaaacgcagttaaaataatatatataattgaatcGATGTAAAAAGGGATGCAATGTATTTGTTAAACCCTGCATCTTTGAAAAAAGGGGGGAAATTCAAACCAAaccacaacaataataataataataaggaaaTGTTTTAACGACGAAGAtgtaaatgaaaaatgaaaagaagtgAATCACAGCAGCGAAAACAGTGACAGTGCTAAAATAACAATtctaacaaaaaatacaaatctCGGAGCATAGGGAATGTGCGAACCTGTTTTTGACGGCAAGAAAGGAACGGGACGGGAAGGGAGTGGCTGGCCGGAGTGGAGGTGCCGGCGGCGGAGAATGCACGAGAGAAAGAGGAAAAGAGAAGGCCTACCGAGAAATCTGTTTTGATCTTTCTGAAAGAAGGTTTCTCACTTctcagatgaaaaaaaaaacattttctttttttttggaccGGACGGTTTTCCAAAACCGGAGCCAGCACTATGTTTCTCCAGTTTAGACCGGTTCAATCGGTTTTAATGTTTATCGAGAAATTACACTCATCatctcttaacttatttttagatAAAGATCTTTCCATTTATCTTTTTCACATCATTTTCATCTATTTAATCAATTTACATATGaatcactttcttttttttagagaaacttaCAATATATGAAAACAAGATACTACCAAAATTACTTAATTATTCATATCTAATTTTCTTCCAAACTTTTTCCTTTACAACTTTAgggttatttttgtcaaatccactatcaaaactcactttacttttttttgagggaatcaAAACTCGCTTTACTAAAACCAACTTTCTCACatttctttatttaataataataatcttttctctctcatctttatttatttaataataaactttttttttttaggggtaataataaacttttctctcacctttattttttaataataagctTTTCTCTCTCAATCTCACTCTCCTATCTTATCTTTTGCTTATCaactttcttcatttttcattttctttcttcattttcaactCCATTGTCTCTACTAATTTTAAATTCGGTTTTactaacaagtttttttttagaggaaactAACAAGTGTTGTTGTTATAGCAAAATATGGTTTTGTATTTTACGATAACACTATTATATAATacgttaattatgttttttcacgGGACgcatattaatatttttcacaGACAAACATATTagtaaatagtaaataaaatctatgattatttttatttattagctTTTTTCATATCGTCAATACTAAAACaagaacaatattataatatactatgattaatcatacttcaattttttctgtttttttttttaaatgtatcaCTAAAAAACCCGTTGGAGTGTACAATTGTAACACGAGACTTATTTTAGTAACTACAACGAGTGATCAGTTTTAattggtatttttttaatatctctaattttttttttaaagaaactaaaatggatTAAAATACCGAAAGCCTGGAGATTTCAGCACAAGGAGTGCCAAAACCCCTGCTAAAAGAGTCAATTACAAGAGTGCCAAAAGGCCAAAACATGAACAAAATAGAATGCTACCCTATTACATAAATATTCCTAAGCAAGGTAAAGGGTTCAATCACCATGAATGGTAGGAGAAACCAAAACTAGGTCGGTTCGCTTTCAGCCACCAATATGATTGGAGcttaactttatctaacaattgattaaaagaagtttctttttataaatatatgtgatatattaataaaaatatatatgagtatatgtttgttttatgggaatatattaatatattcttATTTCTGAAATTTAATGGGAActatatattgataaaatacaAATGAGTATATGAactatatattaacaaaaatatatctcactatatgtttttttacggAAATATGttagtatatatttatttatgaaatgtattttcatttattagctTTTTAATATCGTCAATACTAAAACaagaacaatattataatatactatgattaatcatacttcaattttttccgttgtttttttttttaaatgtatcaCTAAAAAAATCATTGGAGTGTACAATTGTAACACGGCACCCATTTTAATAACTACAACGAGTGATCGgttttaattagtattttttttaatatctctaTTTAAACACCGCGACTGCCtaagttttattaatatattaataaagtaTATGTGGGTGCATGgactatatattaataaaaatatatatgattatatgtttgttttacGGGAATATATTAGTATATTCTTATTTCTGAAATCTAATGAGAActatatatattgataaaatatatatgagtGTATGGactatatattaacaaaaatatatctcactatatttttttacgGGAATATGTTAGcatatgtttatttatgaaatatattttacgataacaatattatataatacattagttatgatttttcatggattatttttatttattagtttttttaatatcgtcaatactaaaatttaatacatatttgtttatattaaaatttaattattttataatttttcattacTACCGATcaatatatacattattatgCTTTAAATACTTTACATACTTTCACCatggaccaaaaaaaaaaatcattgtgcCAAGCGCAGCCGAGACGCGACACGCGGCAGAGTCACGGCCATACAGCGCGGCGAATCTCGACTAGTTTTCAAGATTTCAATATATGGTTTTAGGGAAGGCAAAAAAAACTCATTGCATGTTGGTGTTTGTGGGACGAGTAGCTTAATGGACATCCACGTGTATAATAAACAGATATTTAACTACTTGTTATTTTACGGATATAGATTTGATGGTACATGCGACCGTGGATATCTATACCGGTTAATAAATTAGATAAAATACTAATATATGtgtctatatctatatatatatatatatatatatatatatattatatatataaaaataataacccTAGTTTGTAATTAATTGAAAATTcgtcttattttctctcttttttagaCGTTGATTGATTGTAAATTTGCATGAATTTCAAGAATGTGTATATAGGGACCATGAAGTTTCTATGGATCATGAAATTTGcaagatttttaaaatttgaataaattatgtatgagttatgaaattaaaatggaTGCTTATCAGTTAGAGTttttagataattaaaaaaaatatattttttcaaaaagccATGGATATCCACGAATATCTATAGGTACCTTAATACTCGTAGATTGTCCGTATGGCGATACATGCACAGATACGGGAATGAGTATCGTATTTATCCAACAGGACGGGGATGAATATCATATTAGTTGTATCCATGGATACCTCCATTGCCATTGACATCTctatatgattttatttcaaatataaacCATTGCCTCCAtaaagaaatataaacaaataaggTAGTTAAAAAGTTGATGTAATTTGACTAAATTTGTAACCACATACATTAACATTTCAACTAccttatttgtttatatttcattctAAATTGAGTAGTATTGTTCAAATCTTTAGTTCTCCATGCatgttttcatatgaattttagatttaatgtttcaaaattcatatgcaaaaggatcaaaaacacaaaaatgatGTGAAAAAGGATAAAAGACAATCGttatataaaattaagttaaatgacGACGAAtgtaattttgtcaaattcTTTTCTAACTTTAGATGGCTTGTGCTTTTTAAGTaagttctaatttatttattttgttacaaaatggTTCTTTTTGTCAGAAAATATTTTACCATGGTACTACTTTAAtcaaactcaattaaaaaatatttgtgtaaACGTTTAATGTAAAGTTGGTATATCCAAACTCACCGCTCTCAAAAACAGGGTTCATAAGTTTGTTATtcaatattctttaaaaaaagactACTACTTATccttgatttaaaataaaattgatcgaTTACTTGAATTATAATTAGGTTAAATAATGTTTACTCATCTGCCATTTACACCTTTTGATTTACGGAAGTAAGAggtctataatttttttaagatgcTAAATTATCCTCTTCAAACTGGCACCGAAGAGAATCAAATCTAAAACCTTAAAGAAGAACACATTTCCAGGTTCAAAGTCAATACCACTAAACTAATCCAAATGGGTTAGTAAGAGGTCTGTAACTATAATGGAAGGAAtgcccatttttattttttaaatcttgTGAAAATCCAAGCACAAATCGGATTCCCAGAATATCAAACTCAAAGTACACCCGCTTTATATTTGACCATATATGATCAAACTAGTACATTTAATTTAACCATATTTTCCATGCCAGTTATTGCATTCCGTTCAAAGAGCACCTTTCAACTTTCTACTAGCTTCTTTCTTTTGCCAAGATTTGATATCTTGTTCTTGCCAGTAAtataaaactaataaataatGTAAAAAAGATTCCCAAATATCAAAAGGAATTGGAGACAATGTCATATGTGTCTCTACTTTCTAATGATGCTTACAAGTCACAGCCACTTAGAAATTTTATCAGAAGAATAAGAAGCTAATGGTTCAGAattgtatcatatttttttattaatttagattatattcaTTCACAAAAGAAACCaattccatttaaaaaaaacgaTTATTCTGAAATCAATCTAGCAAGACAACATGTAAAACGTGATTTTATCATCACTTTATTTCACTGATCTTAATTCAAGTAAGTGAATGGGACAGGAaaggaatgaaaaaaaatatcgcAAAAGAACTGTAGAATGTCGCCAAATCATTAGGCTAATGTCAATTGTTGCAACCGTTAATAGTCGCACATTTAACGAGACAAGGTCTTAAAATGACATTATAAGTGGAGACGATTCTCAGTTTACAACTcgattttgaaagagtttattTAGACCCAACTTAAATTTTAAGATGATAACAGAGTCTGGATCAAGATACATTATACTACTCCCGCTATCAGACAACTCGTGTCACACTCCAAATGTCAAGTTTGAGATGTGTGAGGGGTGTTAAGAGACTCACATAGACAAGATAAGACTTAAAAGTGAGTTTATAAATGTAGACAATTATTACCTTATAAGCTGATTTTGTACGAGATTAGTTAGACCAAATGGAAGTAAATGATGAACACTGACGTGCTAAATGGAAGTGCTCATGTGATGAAGGAATATATCATCATGTTTGTTCCACTCTCATATGAGGTTACTTCCTCTATATATTGAAGAAGACCACAAACTTCACACCATTCCTTTCAAAACTTAacaacaaattacaaaattgaaaaaggaaagattCATGATGTCAATGAACTGTCATGAATTGTGCAAACCAGTTACTATCTTGATTCTAGTGAACTTAGCTCTTGCTTTTGTCAATTTACTTCTTAAAATGGTTCTCAATGAAGGAATGGACTACATGTCCATTGTAACATATCGACAGGCTATTTCATTTATCTTCATGGCACCTATTGCATGGTTCTATGAAAGGTACAAATCCACAATTAAGCGTTTGGTACAACTTATTCATAATTTGTTTGgccttgttatatttttttaataactttgcCCTTATTTATTTAGACATTGCTAATTAATTAAGTGtttgcttatgtataagctatttcaataataaaatattaaataaagtcaaacaatttttataCAATTCATAAGCTATTTTAGAGAGCTTAGGGatatattataagttgtttccataagctctcccacCGGTATAACAAGTGCTTATacagtagataaactcaaataagcctTAATTCAAACAGATCATTTATGTATGGCATTAACACCGAAAAATGATTATGACTCGTCTGTTTTAagaatagtttatgaaaacaacttccAACTTAaacgaaaacaatttaactttattttgtcataaattataaaaataacttacaCAAGTGTTTGTTTATTCCACGGTCAAGTAATAAGCTTGAGGTTAATTTATCCTAGAACTATACATAATACTAGGACAATATAAAACAGTATTGCACTTTTTACAGGAAACACAAACCGGAGGCTCACATAATATGTCTCCTTTTTCTCTCAGCTCTTATCGGGTATGAATTCTTGGGACCATAGAATAAAATTCTAGTTCtgtactaatatttttttaactgtcATAACTGTAGTTATTGACTAAACTTTTTCAGTGTAACACTCCCCCAATATTTGTTTCTTCTTGGACTTGAGTATACATCTGCCACATTCTCTTGTGCATTCCTCAACATGGTGCCTGTATTTACGTTCATCATGTCACTTCCATTTGGGTAAGTTAGTTAAACAAAAAGATATATACATGTCCGTAATTACTTGATTGTGGAATATAACTAcaataacttttatttatttaccttttGGTTTGAAAATTTTCTAGGATAGAGAAGGTGAACATGAAAAGCAAGAGTGGCAAAGCCAAAATCTTGGGAACTATTGTGTGCATTGGTGGAGTTTTGTTATTAGCCCTTTATAAAGGAATTTCCTTTAACAACCCACAGTCTCAACATGTAGCAAATACATATACAAGTGTACCACCAGCTGCAAAGTTAGAGAAATGGATTATAGGTTCAATACTTCTGACTGCAGGTAGCCTCTTGTGGTCTTCATGGTTTGTTATACAAGAAAAGATTAGCAAAAAGTATCCATGTCAATACTCTGGCACTGCTATTTTGTCACTTTTTGCTGCTAttcaatcaacaatattaaCTTTGGTCATCAAGAGAAACAACGCCTCATGGATCATCAAAGGAAAGCTAGAAATAATGTGTTTAATATATGCTGTAAGAATGCTCTTTTCGAGACATAGATACATCTTGTAGAATATTTTCGAAAGGATCCAAATTTGCTACAGTAAAAAATTTCACGCAATTGCTTAGTCAGCATATTGAGGTCGTTGGATCAAAATTGGCCAGTCATAATTCAAGTTCGGtattttagtgtttttaaaaaacatcaaatttgtTTGCTTTGTGCATCGACTGATCTTGATTCAACGGCCACCCATGTGTTGAGTGAGTGAATTGTGACGGCAGCAATCCAAATCCTTTTCAAAACTATCTGTTAAGCTCATGTCGTAATATAGAAACTTTAGAATTcaaatttttgatttatttgatccCAGGGAATGGTGGGGTCAGGCATGTGCTATGTGGCAATGTCATGGTGCGTCAAACAAAGGGGTCCAGTTTTTACTGCAGCATTTACCCCTCTTTTACAGATATATGTGGCTGTCCTTGATTTCTCTATACTAAAGGAGGAAATATACTTAGGAAGGTTgatttctttttccattttgttttttagtcttCTAAGATTCCCATACCTTTTCTTTATTCCATTGCACCTAATGTATCCCTATCTACTATAAGCAGTATTGCAGGATCTGCATTGGTTATTGTTGGCATGTATATTCTTTTATGGGGAAAGAGTATGGAGGGAGAGCAACGTGTCATGAAGGATACACAAGCAAATCAAGATGTAGAATGTCAATGACAAATCCACCAATCACAATATGAATGAATACTATTGTACTATACTCTGTAATGCAAGGGATAGTCAAAATTATTCTCTAAGATAtagaaaagtaataataaaataaagggaaatgctaacttgagACCTTAAGGCACAAACACAAGTTAAGAAGCCAAATATAGAAACATAATCttggaaattgt is from Medicago truncatula cultivar Jemalong A17 chromosome 1, MtrunA17r5.0-ANR, whole genome shotgun sequence and encodes:
- the LOC11445523 gene encoding WAT1-related protein At3g30340, whose amino-acid sequence is MMSMNCHELCKPVTILILVNLALAFVNLLLKMVLNEGMDYMSIVTYRQAISFIFMAPIAWFYERKHKPEAHIICLLFLSALIGVTLPQYLFLLGLEYTSATFSCAFLNMVPVFTFIMSLPFGIEKVNMKSKSGKAKILGTIVCIGGVLLLALYKGISFNNPQSQHVANTYTSVPPAAKLEKWIIGSILLTAGSLLWSSWFVIQEKISKKYPCQYSGTAILSLFAAIQSTILTLVIKRNNASWIIKGKLEIMCLIYAGMVGSGMCYVAMSWCVKQRGPVFTAAFTPLLQIYVAVLDFSILKEEIYLGSIAGSALVIVGMYILLWGKSMEGEQRVMKDTQANQDVECQ
- the LOC11445003 gene encoding 50S ribosomal protein L18 is translated as MVIPPPVRPPRLTQYLKPYVLKMHFTNKYVSAQVIHTPTATVASSASSQEKALRSSLETTRDVAAAAKIGKLLAERLSLKDIPAVSVHLKREQRYHGKVKAVIDSLREAGVRLL
- the LOC11440721 gene encoding putative pentatricopeptide repeat-containing protein At5g08310, mitochondrial — translated: MKFIPRSRISFMAFKINIFKLRYSSSSHTLADTLVSIFTTKGPTAPELTNFAPELTPHLVESVLTRLRSWRVAQTFFHWASNQRHYHHTSFTFNAIASIFSRSHQTQPLIHLAKHLPNSSCSFTPGAFSFFLRCLGNLRLVHQANQLFDEMSRKGLFVPDRYSHNTLLEVISKCGLVDLMEMRLNEMKGFGWEFDKYTLTPVIVTYCNAQRFDQALSVYKEMEEKGWVDERVCSMMALCFSKLGEVDKAFELVERMGECGMRLSEKTFCVLIHGFVKESRVDKALQLFDKMRREDSFTPDVSLYDVLIGGLCKNKDTDRAISLFSEMKEFGVRPDIGILTKLISCFSDSKSMVSRLLEEIPEGEEDEQTLVLIYNALLTCYVNDGLMDEAYRLIRMMIQSKSSTDSDENRMDVFFKTVKRMVFPNITSFSIVIDGFLKNDQLDLALSLFNDMRRFVDKPTILIYNNLIDSLCKSNRLEKSYELLREMKELGIEPTHFTYNSIYGCLCKRKDVSAACVMLKEMGSCGHGPWIKHTTLLVKELCDHGRVIEACEFLDNMTQQGFLPDIVSYSAAIGGLVNIQEVDHAMKIFKDLWSHGHCPDVVCFNVLIRGLCKVNRFTEAEDLFHELVKRGLSPSVVTYNLFIDCWCKNGNVDKAMAHLFRMTKEDKVPSVVTYTTLVDGFCKEERPDDAILLFKEMEKNGCPPNQITFMALIYGLCKCCRPTEALCYLREMQQKEMKPDSFIYVALLSAYLSDLNLTSAFEIFREMVDLGFFPKPLDKNYPTVVDAILKFCKDDRTSSGIQVLIEEGKLPMHCELLEVKD